One window from the genome of Scyliorhinus torazame isolate Kashiwa2021f chromosome 3, sScyTor2.1, whole genome shotgun sequence encodes:
- the alg1 gene encoding chitobiosyldiphosphodolichol beta-mannosyltransferase, with the protein MAVSVPALCVLLPLLPLLLLPTFGCSFLCALCGAAAVCALLLARARAALRAAQGRRVCVLVLGDVGRSPRMLNHSLSLARSGFRVALLGYVGAKPHPDVVNNDKIKIVYITEMTGLKFGSKIFQYGIKVFVQTLQICYILLKIDTPSHILLQNPPGLPAIAATWAVCLLRGSKFIIDWHNYGYTIMSLSHADRHPIVLIAKWYEHFFGKLSDSNLCVTEAMKEDLRVNWNIKAITLYDRPSPIFRETPLELQHKLFKKLANDFGAFKGRSEFVPSDLEQTAFTELNIRTGNVTHVQGRPALLLSSTSWTEDEDFSILLKALEEYEGFITSGITLPSLVCAITGKGPLQDFYNRLITKMHFKYIHICTLWLEAEDYPVLLGSGDLGVCLHKSTSGLDLPMKVVDMFGCCLPVCAIDFQCLDELVKHEENGLIFKNAHELAVQLKLLFTDFQNGKSALGIFKRNLKESKMVQWDENWDETVLPLLTSN; encoded by the coding sequence ATGGCTGTCTCGGTCCCTGCTCTCTGTGTCTTGCTGccgcttctccccctcctcctgttACCGACCTTTGGTTGCAGCTTCCTGTGCGCGCTGTGCGGGGCGGCGGCGGTGTGCGCGCTGCTGCTGGCCCGGGCCCGCGCCGCTCTGCGAGCTGCCCAAGGCCGCAGAGTGTGTGTACTGGTGCTCGGGGATGTGGGCCGCAGTCCGCGGATGTTGAACCACTCGCTGTCCCTGGCCAGGAGCGGCTTCAGGGTGGCTCTGCTCGGGTATGTCGGTGCAAAACCTCATCCagatgttgtaaataatgataagatTAAGATTGTCTACATAACCGAGATGACAGGACTGAAATTTGGATCAAAGATTTTTCAGTATGGGATCAAAGTCTTTGTACAGACTTTACAGATATGTTACATCCTATTAAAGATTGATACACCTTCGCACATACTCCTACAGAATCCCCCGGGCCTTCCTGCTATTGCAGCGACATGGGCAGTATGTTTGCTAAGAGGAAGTAAATTTATTATTGACTGGCACAATTATGGTTACACAATTATGAGCTTGTCACATGCTGATCGTCATCCCATTGTGCTGATTGCCAAATGGTATGAACATTTTTTTGGAAAGCTCTCTGATTCAAACCTATGTGTCACTGAAGCTATGAAAGAAGATTTGAGGGTGAACTGGAATATCAAGGCCATCACATTATATGACCGTCCGTCTCCTATTTTTAGAGAAACACCTCTGGAATTGCAACATAAACTGTTCAAGAAGCTTGCTAATGATTTTGGCGCATTTAAAGGAAGGAGTGAATTTGTGCCTTCTGATTTGGAACAGACGGCCTTTACAGAACTGAATATTAGGACTGGCAATGTCACCCATGTCCAAGGAAGACCTGCATTACTGCTTAGCAGCACTAGCTGGACAGAGGATGAAGATTTTTCCATTCTGTTGAAAGCCTTGGAAGAGTATGAAGGCTTCATAACCAGTGGTATAACATTACCGTCCCTTGTTTGTGCCATTACAGGGAAAGGCCCACTCCAGGATTTTTATAATCGTCTGATTACGAAAATGCATTTTAAATATATTCATATCTGTACTTTGTGGCTTGAAGCTGAAGATTATCCAGTGCTGCTCGGTTCTGGTGATCTAGGAGTTTGTCTTCATAAATCAACCAGTGGGCTAGACTTGCCTATGAAGGTGGTGGACATGTTTGGTTGCTGTTTGCCTGTATGTGCAATTGATTTCCAATGTTTGGATGAACTTGTGAAACATGAAGAAAATGGTTTAATATTTAAAAATGCCCATGAACTGGCAGTGCAATTGAAGCTTCTCTTTACAGATTTTCAGAATGGAAAAAGTGCACTCGGCATATTTAAAAGAAACCTGAAGGAATCTAAGATGGTTCAATGGGATGAGAATTGGGATGAAACAGTTCTTCCACTTCTCACAAGTAATTGA